The following are encoded together in the Portunus trituberculatus isolate SZX2019 chromosome 25, ASM1759143v1, whole genome shotgun sequence genome:
- the LOC123508883 gene encoding carbohydrate sulfotransferase 1-like produces the protein MKALIKRLANKSFLLCLLPVLLLTFLLHSVDRFPLANESELGENERLDSRGESAIKNQNYWGVLNSIPSLEKDETVENVKHIRAPSTHEKHPNVMLNVQSSSFIANTGKTEAESLPTTPKSTIVTESSTVTPEPPRKQKKILLLSSVGRSGSSFLGLLLSALGDNMYFFEPIRGIPKSYQGKQNISEELVRYFRCDIRQKLLHVGGRVDISIIHPFTKYKRAHQVRLQDVIDHCLQEPLIIVKVIRLRLQWVRELMNRKEMDNVKVIHLVRDPRGSLTSMAKLEWKTTEVDECAKIYKDLQEREAMASLFPNRYTFVKYEDLCRDPYGEARRLVQFISDEGQKGSNGGNKTWLHNKARIDDKDEARLLDPALYQDLPQGILKYLNEHLHVNKEHRFGPFTVERETASMYQRWRWTISFEQLTKVQDACVDVIRTLGHRFFSTFADVRNSSIPLFVDNPS, from the exons ATGAAAGCACTGATCAAACGGTTAGCTAACAAGTCATTCCTCTTATGCCTGCTGCCGGTGCTGCTGCTAACTTTCCTGCTGCATTCAG TGGACCGCTTTCCCTTGGCAAATGAAAGTGAATTGGGTGAGAACGAAAGACTAGACAGTAGAGGTGAAAGTGCAATAAAGAATCAAAATTACTGGGGAGTGTTGAACAGTATTCCATCTCtggaaaaagacgaaacagTCGAAAATGTCAAACACATCCGTGCACCATCCACTCATGAAAAACATCCAAACGTCATGCTCAATGTGCAGAGTTCGTCTTTCATCGCCAACACCGGGAAGACGGAAGCGGAGTCTCTCCCCACCACGCCGAAGTCCACGATAGTGACGGAGAGCAGCACCGTGACGCCAGAACCTccaaggaaacagaagaagattCTGCTGCTTTCTTCTGTCGGGCGCAGCGGGTCGAGTTTCCTTGGGTTGTTACTGTCAGCTTTGGGCGACAATATGTACTTCTTCGAGCCGATCAGAGGAATACCAAAAAGCTACCAAGGCAAGCAGAACATCTCCGAAGAATTAGTGAGGTATTTCCGGTGTGACATAAGGCAGAAATTGTTGCATGTGGGGGGCAGGGTGGACATCAGCATCATTCACCCATTCACAAAATACAAGCGTGCACATCAGGTGAGACTCCAGGACGTGATTGACCACTGCCTCCAGGAACCACTCATTATCGTCAAGGTCATCAGGCTGCGCCTCCAGTGGGTCCGGGAACTTATGAACCGAAAGGAAATGGACAACGTGAAAGTGATCCACCTGGTGCGTGATCCCCGAGGCTCCCTCACCTCTATGGCTAAACTCGAGTGGAAAACGACGGAAGTGGATGAATGTGCCAAAATCTACAAG GATCTTCAGGAAAGGGAAGCCATGGCGTCTCTTTTTCCAAATCGCTACACCTTCGTCAA ATATGAAGATTTGTGCCGCGATCCTTACGGGGAGGCCCGGAGACTCGTGCAGTTCATCAGTGACGAGGGTCAAAAGGGATCGAACGGGGGGAACAAGACATGGCTCCATAACAAGGCACGAATAGATGACAAAGATGAGGCACGATTGCTGGACCCTGCCTTGTACCAGGACCTGCCACAGGGCATCTTAAAGTACCTGAACGAGCATCTGCACGTCAACAAGGAGCATAGGTTTGGGCCCTTTACGGTGGAGCGTGAAACTGCGTCCATGTATCAGCGGTGGCGGTGGACTATATCGTTTGAGCAGTTGACTAAAGTACAGGACGCATGTGTGGATGTTATCAGAACTCTCGGCCATAGGTTCTTCTCCACCTTTGCTGACGTACGGAACTCCTCTATACCACTCTTTGTCGATAATCCTTCTTGA